A DNA window from Dehalococcoidia bacterium contains the following coding sequences:
- a CDS encoding transglutaminase domain-containing protein: protein MTTAAPALALEPLRWLWRRLPNWEDWLTLGLSFLAFLSVAWSIQHARWSDVMPNLVLLGLGGLLAGMLVAKLPLKGEAGFSLGLILCLLSTFLQSLFLVRGDGFSDKVDALYLRFQTFFDIAIGGGISNDVLPFAVLVAGLAWAGAFVFGYCLFRWSLPWPGLLLGGITLFINFVVLNRGVLAAFLLYAITGLLLVARANLARHQALWRQEGVSYPSLLGLSVLHVSFWAVLVVLMLAWTVPANYGRPLGTLWGKVAGPFQELAQDWSRLVGPLRGGQLLSSADLGDFLPLRGRFPLPLRGDLATVRTLQRLEPSAIILRAAIYNDYTSGGWRSGGDVEMGWPFPEPSSPQAAQQQVRRTLNLDPLVVQVTMEASSPISSLLLVPGRPLPVGVVSDFDVRARLPEGAVLRVDLGSAPPAGNQEQQQARQAVDAALRQLGGPAPSDEALRRALLDRGWVMVQAERAQGGRVRRVDLVSMASFLDNAVLAPGDRLQQGQAYWTAGVLPVATADTLVAAPTTYPQWLQDVYLSLPDDLPERVRRLAQQITASAPTPYDKVRAIETLLSTYPVDQSQPGPPAGRDPVDYFLFESRRGSPEYHASAMVVLLRAAGVPARLVVGVVLTPNDFVPDLGAYRVSARNAYAWPEVYFPGAGWLPFSPVPRGQLPFNFPYQYGPQSPLLPTTPIEPGIDPFGLSGLLPPEEFQAPEEPPPPSAQVQTERDWTWLWALLGSLGGLALLAGTLRLAWELPLGNLPYPLRLWEKTVRLANLAALGPRTGETPREFAQRLYRRTRLRDLPLMAEVYGRARYGGPPPSDEERQKLRELWPQLRWSLLQEVLRRPWRRTWE, encoded by the coding sequence ATGACGACCGCCGCCCCCGCCCTGGCGCTGGAGCCCCTGCGCTGGCTGTGGCGTCGCCTGCCCAACTGGGAGGACTGGCTGACCCTGGGGCTTTCCTTCCTGGCCTTCCTGAGCGTGGCCTGGAGCATACAGCACGCCCGCTGGTCCGACGTCATGCCCAACCTGGTGCTGTTGGGGCTGGGCGGCCTGCTGGCGGGGATGCTGGTGGCCAAGCTACCCCTGAAAGGTGAGGCTGGGTTCTCGTTGGGCCTCATCCTCTGTCTTCTGTCCACGTTCCTGCAGTCCCTGTTTCTGGTGAGGGGCGACGGGTTCTCGGACAAGGTGGACGCCCTGTATCTGCGGTTCCAGACCTTCTTCGACATCGCCATCGGTGGAGGCATCAGCAACGACGTGCTGCCTTTCGCCGTCCTGGTGGCTGGCCTGGCCTGGGCCGGGGCCTTCGTCTTCGGCTACTGTCTGTTCCGCTGGAGCCTGCCCTGGCCGGGGCTTCTGCTGGGAGGGATCACCCTCTTCATAAACTTTGTCGTCCTGAACCGGGGCGTCCTGGCGGCGTTTCTCTTGTACGCCATCACCGGGCTTTTGCTGGTAGCGCGGGCCAACCTGGCCCGTCATCAGGCCCTGTGGCGGCAGGAGGGGGTTTCGTATCCCTCGCTCCTGGGGCTGAGCGTGCTGCACGTGAGCTTCTGGGCCGTCCTGGTGGTGCTGATGCTTGCCTGGACGGTCCCGGCCAATTACGGGCGGCCGCTGGGCACCCTGTGGGGCAAGGTGGCGGGACCATTCCAGGAGCTGGCCCAGGACTGGTCTCGCCTGGTGGGCCCTTTGCGGGGTGGGCAGCTGCTGTCCAGCGCCGACCTGGGCGATTTCCTGCCCTTGAGGGGGCGGTTCCCCCTGCCGCTCCGCGGCGACCTGGCCACGGTGCGTACCCTGCAGCGCCTGGAGCCCAGCGCCATCATCCTGCGCGCGGCTATATATAACGACTACACATCGGGCGGCTGGCGTTCCGGCGGGGATGTAGAGATGGGCTGGCCCTTCCCGGAGCCCAGCAGCCCCCAGGCCGCTCAACAGCAGGTGCGCCGTACCCTCAACCTGGACCCCTTGGTGGTGCAGGTGACCATGGAGGCCTCCAGCCCCATCAGCTCCCTTCTGCTGGTGCCCGGCCGCCCCCTGCCTGTGGGAGTGGTCTCCGATTTCGACGTGCGGGCGCGGCTGCCGGAGGGAGCCGTCCTGAGGGTAGACCTGGGATCCGCCCCACCGGCCGGAAATCAGGAGCAGCAACAGGCGCGTCAGGCGGTGGACGCCGCTCTGCGCCAGCTGGGCGGGCCGGCACCCAGCGACGAAGCCCTGCGTCGGGCGCTGCTGGACCGGGGATGGGTGATGGTCCAGGCAGAAAGGGCGCAGGGGGGCAGGGTGCGCCGCGTCGACCTAGTTTCCATGGCCTCCTTCCTGGACAACGCCGTGCTGGCCCCCGGCGACCGTCTCCAGCAAGGGCAGGCCTACTGGACGGCCGGCGTCTTGCCAGTGGCCACCGCTGACACGCTGGTGGCGGCCCCCACCACCTACCCGCAGTGGCTACAGGACGTCTATCTATCGCTGCCGGATGACCTGCCGGAGCGCGTGCGACGCCTGGCCCAGCAGATAACGGCCAGCGCCCCTACCCCCTATGACAAGGTGCGGGCCATCGAGACCCTCCTCAGCACGTACCCGGTAGACCAGAGTCAGCCCGGCCCGCCCGCTGGCCGCGACCCGGTGGACTATTTCCTGTTCGAGTCCCGCCGCGGCTCGCCGGAGTATCACGCTTCGGCCATGGTTGTGCTGCTACGGGCAGCAGGGGTTCCCGCCAGACTGGTAGTGGGCGTCGTCCTGACCCCTAACGACTTCGTGCCCGACCTGGGGGCCTACAGGGTCAGCGCACGGAACGCCTATGCCTGGCCGGAGGTCTACTTCCCGGGGGCGGGCTGGCTCCCCTTCAGCCCCGTCCCCCGGGGGCAGTTGCCCTTCAATTTCCCCTATCAGTACGGGCCCCAGTCGCCGCTTCTGCCCACCACGCCCATAGAGCCGGGCATCGATCCCTTCGGGCTGAGCGGCCTGCTCCCGCCGGAAGAGTTCCAGGCGCCCGAGGAGCCGCCTCCGCCGTCGGCGCAGGTGCAGACGGAGCGCGACTGGACCTGGCTGTGGGCGCTCCTGGGGTCGCTGGGCGGCCTGGCCTTGCTGGCAGGCACGTTGCGACTGGCCTGGGAACTGCCTCTGGGCAACCTCCCCTATCCTCTGCGACTGTGGGAGAAGACAGTGCGACTGGCCAACCTGGCCGCCCTGGGCCCCCGCACCGGCGAGACCCCACGGGAGTTCGCCCAGAGGCTCTATCGACGCACGCGACTGCGGGACCTGCCGCTGATGGCCGAGGTCTACGGTCGCGCCCGCTACGGCGGGCCGCCTCCCTCCGACGAGGAGCGCCAGAAGCTCAGGGAGCTTTGGCCCCAACTACGCTGGTCGCTGCTACAAGAGGTTCTGCGGAGGCCATGGCGCCGCACGTGGGAGTGA
- a CDS encoding methylated-DNA--[protein]-cysteine S-methyltransferase has translation MAPHVGVKMERNTRRHTAQEALSYTLVDTALGWIGLVFSPRGLRAVTLPRASRHEAEAEVKALGAHRPASTPLAEEAARRLQDYARGLPVSFDDLPLDWNGLPPFQRAVLQALARLPRGRVITYGELARLVGRPRAARAVGRAMATNPLPIVVPCHRVIGADGSLTGYGGGLEMKARLLQLEGCVAVGGRRGLRR, from the coding sequence ATGGCGCCGCACGTGGGAGTGAAGATGGAGCGCAACACGAGAAGGCATACAGCGCAAGAAGCCCTCTCCTACACCCTCGTGGACACGGCTCTGGGGTGGATCGGACTGGTCTTCTCACCACGAGGCCTGCGGGCCGTGACGCTGCCGAGGGCATCGCGACACGAGGCGGAGGCGGAGGTGAAGGCCCTGGGGGCGCACCGCCCCGCCAGCACACCGCTGGCGGAGGAGGCAGCCCGACGCCTCCAGGACTACGCCCGTGGCCTGCCCGTGTCCTTCGACGATTTGCCCCTGGACTGGAATGGCCTGCCTCCCTTCCAGCGAGCTGTCCTGCAGGCGCTGGCACGTCTGCCCCGAGGCCGGGTGATCACCTACGGCGAGCTAGCACGCCTGGTAGGCAGGCCCCGGGCAGCGCGAGCGGTGGGACGGGCGATGGCCACCAACCCCCTTCCCATCGTGGTGCCGTGCCACAGGGTGATAGGCGCCGACGGCTCCCTCACCGGCTACGGCGGCGGCCTGGAGATGAAGGCCCGTCTGCTGCAGTTAGAAGGCTGTGTCGCAGTGGGTGGCCGGCGCGGCCTCAGGCGGTAG